The proteins below come from a single Malus domestica chromosome 03, GDT2T_hap1 genomic window:
- the LOC103429003 gene encoding 1-aminocyclopropane-1-carboxylate oxidase homolog 1-like, giving the protein MVATNTNYDRKSEVKAFDETKGGVKGLVDAGITEIPRIFHRPPESDDHYHINSPSSDSEATRFSIPVIDLQGLDRLDSPTKRKEIVAKVGEASETWGFFQIVNHGIPVGVLEEIKDGVRGFFELDTQVKKELYTRDPFKPVIYNSNFDLYSAPVTNWRDTFMCYVAPNPTKPEDLPQVCRDILVEYSMQVMKLGRLLFELLSEALGLKPSHLNDIDCSEGLVILGHYYPACPQPELTMGTSNHADNDFLTILLQDHIGGLQVLHQGKWVDVPPVPGALVVNIGDLLQLISNDKFKSIQHRVLANYVGPRISVASFFCTGMLPSTKLYGPIKELLSEDNPPKYRETTVRDYVAHFNDKGLDGTSALTDFKL; this is encoded by the exons ATGGTAGCTACCAACACAAATTACGACCGGAAAAGTGAAGTAAAAGCTTTTGATGAAACCAAAGGAGGAGTTAAAGGCCTCGTTGATGCGGGCATAACTGAGATTCCAAGAATTTTCCATCGACCACCGGAGTCGGATGATCACTACCACATCAACAGTCCCAGCTCTGATTCAGAAGCCACCCGATTTAGCATCCCTGTCATAGACCTTCAAGGCCTTGATCGACTTGATAGTCCAACTAAACGCAAGGAGATTGTTGCGAAAGTCGGAGAGGCGTCAGAGACTTGGGGCTTTTTTCAAATTGTCAACCATGGAATACCTGTAGGTGTTCTGGAGGAGATAAAGGATGGGGTACGAGGGTTTTTCGAGCTAGACACTCAAGTGAAGAAGGAGCTTTATACTCGTGATCCCTTTAAACCTGTGATCTACAATAGCAACTTTGATCTTTACAGTGCACCGGTGACAAATTGGAGGGATACTTTTATGTGTTATGTGGCTCCTAATCCTACTAAGCCAGAAGACTTGCCACAAGTATGCAG AGACATACTGGTTGAATATTCGATGCAAGTAATGAAGTTGGGGAGGTTATTGTTCGAGTTGTTGTcggaggctcttggccttaagcCAAGTCACTTGAATGACATAGATTGCAGTGAGGGGCTTGTGATTCTAGGCCATTACTATCCTGCTTGTCCACAGCCAGAGTTGACTATGGGCACAAGCAATCATGCTGACAATGACTTCCTCACAATCCTTCTGCAAGATCATATTGGAGGTCTTCAAGTTCTTCATCAGGGCAAGTGGGTTGATGTTCCCCCTGTGCCTGGTGCTCTTGTGGTTAACATTGGAGATCTTCTACAG CtcatatcaaatgataaattcaAGAGCATACAACACAGGGTACTGGCAAACTATGTAGGTCCGAGGATATCTGTTGCGAGCTTCTTCTGCACAGGGATGCTACCATCAACAAAACTCTATGGACCGATTAAGGAGTTATTGTCAGAAGACAATCCTCCAAAGTACAGGGAGACAACTGTGAGGGACTACGTTGCTCACTTCAACGACAAAGGACTTGATGGCACATCTGCCTTGACGGATTTCAAGCTTTGA